DNA from Thermoleophilum album:
CGCAACGTTGGAGGAGGCCGCCGCTACCGCGCGCATGTTGGAGTGGCTGTGCCAGGTTTTCCTGCTGGCGAGCGCTGCGGGCTCGCCACGGGCACTCGACGCCCAGGCGTTGGCCGAGGTGCGCAGCGAGTTCGCGCGCCGGGGCTACGTGAGCTGATCGGCGGAGCGGCCGAGCGCCCGCTCCAGCGCTGCCACACGCCGCTCGAGTTCGGCGACTCGCTCGGCCAGCTGCGAGGCCGCTGCCGGGTCAGGAGCAGGCGACTCGGTTCGAGGGTCGGGCTCCGCCCCCGCAGTGCTTGCGGCCGCAGCCGCACCGCCGAGTAGCTGGACGTAGCGGCGTCCGCGCTCACCCGGTCGCCTTGGCAGTTGGGCGACCAGGCCGCGCTGCGCAAGCGCGTCGAGGCAAGCCTCGACCTCCTCTACGGAGGCGAACTTGTGCATCCGCTCACAGCGTTGGCGAACCTCGGCTGCGGTCTGTGCGCCGCGCAACATCAGAACAGCAAGCACCGCGAGGTCTTCAGAACTAAGCGCTAGCGCTTCGTCGAGCCGGTGGCGGTACTTCATCGCGCGACTGCCAGCCCAGCTCGCATTGCGCACCCACCCCCGGTGAATCAACCGCTCGAGCGCCTGGCGCACGGTCGCCTCGTCGTACTGGACGACGGGGTCGCGGTTGGTCGTTTGGTTGCAGGCGTTGCGCAGGGCGTTCAAGGTGAGCGGGTACTGATCGGGCGTCGTCCGCTGCTTCTCGATCAAGCAGCCGAGTACACGGATTTCCTCGGGGGTTGCTTGGTGCACGCGGCGCAGGGTAAAGGGAGAATCCTCAGGCGACGCGCCCGACCGCTCCGCCGGGTGCCCTGCTCTTGACTTCGCGCCGCTTGCGGGGGTCCCACTCGATCAGTACGCGGCACGGGCGCTCCCGCAACAGCCGCTGACCGGTAGGCCCGAGCGGCCCCTCGCCGGGCGGAGCGTGGGTGGTGTCGAGGTAGATCACTTGGCTGCGGCGGCGCCGCGCTTCCTCGATGATCGCGCGCCCCGGGTCGCGGGTTTTGACCAACGCCGTCTCGACACGCAGTCCGAGCTGCCTGCCCCGCACGCGCGCCGCGTCGAGCAGCTCTTCGGCTTTCGCTTCGAGCTCCGGAAGGTGCGCGTCGAGCGGGTACTGCGATGGCACGCGCAGCACGTAGATCGCGACGACGCGTGCTTCGTCGCGTGCCAGTCGCGCGGCCTTGACGAGCGCGTCGGCGCTGAGGTCCTCGCCGAGGATCGGAACCAGGATGGTTTGGTAGGCGACTTCCTTGAACTCCGGTGGCGGCGCGGGTCGCTCGACGCGCACCACCGCCGAGGCTGGAACACCGATCCGCCGTCGGTATACGACGTAGCCGAGGGTCCCGACCAGGAGCCAGGGGATACCGATCAGCCGCGCCTCGGGATGCAGCACTACCACCGACAACCAGGCGGCGAACGTGCCGAGGCCGCCTATGACCGCGCCCAGCGACAGCTCGCGACCACCGACGCACACGTTCCAGGGCGCCTTCACCGGACGCTCGAGTTCGGGACGCTGGATGCGCAGCGCGATCAGCGATACGTGAGCGACGGTGAACGAAATCAGGGCACCGAAGGCGTAGAGGTTTCCGAGCAGGTCGACGCGGCCGGGCAAGACGAGCAGCGCCGCCGCGACGGAGAAGCTGACGATCGCAACCCACGGCGTCCCGTAGCGCCGATGGACCCGTGAAAACACGCTCGGCAGCTGACGGTGCTCGGCGAGCGACCAAGTTAGCCGCGAAATGCCGATGAGACCGGCGTTGGTCGCGATCACGAGGATCACCGCGGCGAGCGCGCCGACGTAGTAGGAGCCACCGTTTTGGATGAAATCGGGCAACGGCAACGCTTGCACCACGCCCAGCAGCGGGTCGTCGCGGTAGCGGGTCCCAAGCAGCGTTTCGTAGCCGCCGCTGGCGGACGGCTCGACCGGCAGCGCGAGAACGCCCAACGTCGACATCCCCGCGTAGATGCCGAGCACTGCGAGCAGCACTAGGTTGACCGCGCGGCCGACGTCGCGTTCCGGGTTGCGCGCCTCTTCGGCCATGTTCGAGACGGTTTCGATGCCGGTGAAGGCGAGCATCGCGATCGAAAGCGCGAACACCAGCTCTCCCCACGTCGGGGCGACACCAAGCTGCACCTGACCGACCAGACGCGCCGGATCGAACACCAGCGCGAGCCCCACGATCACGAGCAGCAACTGGGTCGCGAGGTCGAGCACCGCCAGGGCGATGTTGAGACCCGCCGACTCGCGAAGCCCGCGCACGTTGAGCGCCGCGAGCCCCGCGATCACCGCGAGTCCTCCCAGGACGTCGTAGGGCCCGTGGCTCAGCGCTGGCACGAAGGGCCCAAGGTAGTGGGCTACCGAGAAGGCGCTGATCGCGACCGTCAAGACGTAGTCGAGGCACAGCGCCCAGCCGGCGACGAAGGAGGCGACGCTGCCGAACGCATAACGCGCGAAGGCCGACGCCCCACCGGCCTCTGGGTAGATCGCCGCGCACTCCGCGTAGCTCCTCGCAGTGAGCGCAAACAGGCCCCCGGCCAGCATGAAGACGACCGGGGTGAGCCCCAACGCGTGGGCGGCTACGAGGCCGAGCGCGTAGTAGATCGAAGAACCGACGTTGCCGTAGGCGGTGGCGAAGAGACCGCCGACACCGACTGTGCGTCGCAGCCCGCGCTGAACCGGTCTAGCCATCGCTCACGACCGCGGTGATGGTGCCCTTTCACAGCTTGCGAACGGTTAACGGAACACCGGTTAGCCGTAACGATCGTGTTACAGAGGCGCCTTGCGCGGCCGCGGGAGGGTCAGTCGATCCCCAAGCGATAGCCGAGACCCGGCTCGTTGACCACGACGCGTGGGCGCTGGGGATCCTCTTCTAATTTCGCGCGCAGCCGCGCGATGTGGACACGCAGCAGGTGACCTTGCTCGCGACTGCGCGCACCCCAGATCGCACGCAGCAGATCCTCGTGCAGAACTAGCGCTCCGGGTACGCGCGCGAGCTCCTCGATCAGCCGCCACTCGGTGCGCGTTAGGTGCACGAGGCGCCCGTGTTTGAGTAGCCGGTGACGGCCGAGGTCAATCTCGACCGGCCCCACGCTGACGACCCGCTCGGGCTCGGGCAAAGCACGTCGCAGCACAGCGTTCAGACGAGCGACCAGTTCGGCACTAGAGAAAGGCTTGGTCACGTAGTCGTCGGCGCCGCGCTGGAGCGCCTCCACCTTCTCACGCTCCGCATCGAGCCCGGACAAGACGACGATCGGTCGGTCACAGATCCGTCTGAGCTCCGAGCACAGCGCAGGCCCTCGCCGATCGGGCAGCATCAGATCGAGGAGCACCAGGTCGGGCGGGCGGGCCGCGCACTCCGCCAGCGCTCCCTCGGCGTCGCCAACCGCACGCACCGCAAAGCCGGCGTTGCCGAGGATTACGGCGAGCGCCCGGCGCAGGTGCGGCTCGTCGTCGACCACCAGGACCTCCCGTCGAAGCTCGCCGTCAGACCGTGGGTCGCCCATCACCGGCGGGAACGTAGTGGTCGGTGCGTCCGCTAGTACCGGTCGTCAACTGCTTGCTTACATGACGCTGACTGTCGGGCACGACTTGCGGTTCGCGCGCGGCGATCGGCAACAGCAGCCTGAAGGTCGCGCCGCGGGTAGCGCTGCGCCGACGCGCGACCGAAGAGCGCGTTTGTTGCGGCCCCACTGGGCGCTCTCGGGCGCACGAGGAGGCAAGCCACAGGCGACCGCCGTTCGCTTCCACGAGCGACTTGGCGACGGCCAGCCCGAGGCCCGATCCGCCACGGCGTGGACCTTGCACGAAGGGCTCAAAGATCGCTCTTCGCAGCTGTTTGGGAACGCCCGGCCCGCGATCGCTGAAAGCGACAACCACGCCCGCTGGTCCGCTGGTCACCCGCACGTCGACACGCTCCTCCGGCGGTGATACCCGCAGCGCGTTGTCCAGCAGGTTGCGCACGGCGTGCCGGATATGCCCCGGATCGCACAGGCAGAGCGGAATCGGCGGCGTGACCTCGAGCGTTACACGGTTCGCTTGCTCAGGACCGAGCTCACCGATCACGCTCGACAGCAGGTCCTCGATCGAGCACGCTCGTACGCGTACCGGTAGGCGCCCGGCATCGTTGCGCGCGAGGTCCAGCAAATCTTCGACGATGCGCTGCAGTCGGCGACTCTCAGCGTCGAGCGCGGCGACCAGTTCTCGCACTTCACCGGATGCCTGCTGGTGGGTGTAACTGAGTGCCTCTGCGCACGCCCGAATCGCCGCCAGCGGGCTGCGGAGCTCGTGACTGGCGGCCTGCAGCAGCGCGGTTCTCAGCACCCCTTCGCGCTTTTGCCGATCGGCGTCGGCGAGTACGCGCCGGGTCTGGTCTTGCTCGCGGCAGAGATCGACGAGCGGACCGAGCAGCGCAAGCAAGGGCTCCATCTGGTCGCTAGAAACCGTTCGGGGCAAGACCAGCCACGCTCTTCCGCGCTCGCAAGGGAGGCTTCTGACGAGGCCGTCCGGAGCGCTCGGCGGCGAGTTCGAAAGCGAGAGTCGAAACCCGTCGCTCGGCGACTCGCCGGTACCGAACTCGTCATTGAGCGCCCGCTCGATCGCGGCCAAGCGAGAGCGCAAATCTTCGGCGCCGACCTTTGAGCCGGCGAGGCAGGCGACCAAGCGGGCCGCCCGCTCACCCCCAAGCGAATCCGGTGCTCGATCGCCGATGGGGCGGGCCGCCCTCCCTCGGCGGTGCAACCGGCCGCGCAACAGGCAACCTGCGAGTAGCGGAACGCCGATTAGAGAGAGGCTCATTAGGCCGGTCGCTGCCGGATGGTGGATCGGCGAGAGGGAAAGCGCCGACCCGAACAGCAGCACCGCCCGGCTCGTCAGGCCTCCTTGGCGACCTCGAGGAACACCTCGAGGCGCTCGACGGCACGGCGCGCCCGCGCGTGCTCTTCACTACCAGGCTCAGCCCGCTCGAGCCGCGCTCGCGCCTCGCGTAGTCGCCCCTCGAGCGTGGCCCGGTCGAGCTCGTCCGGGCGGTGCGCTTCCTCGACCAGGATCAACGCCTCGCCATCGGCGACCTGCAAGTAGCCCTCGGCTTGCGCGAACCGCTCGATCTCGTTCTCGCTGCGATACAGGCGCAGCTCCGTTGGCTCGAGGATCGCGAGCAATGGCTGGTGGCGGGCGAGGATGCCGACGACACCGCTGGCGGTTCGTGTCGAGACCATCTCGACGTCACCCGCGAATTTCTCACCCTCGGGAGTGAGAACACGCGCCGGGAACTTCCTGTGCGCCATCGCCTGTTACCTCACCCGCTCCGCGTCTGTCTGAAGGGCTTAGCCGTCCTCGCCCCGACGGCGCCGCTCTGCTTCTTCGCGCTCGCGTGCGTCGCGCGCGTCGGCGATTACTTCCTCGATCGTGCCCTTCATGTAGAAGGCCCGTTCGGGGATCTCGTCGTGGCGTCCCTCGATGATCTCCTTGAAGGAGCGCACGGTGTCCTCGATCTTCACGTACCGCCCGGGTGTGCCTGTGAACTGCTCGGCGACGAAGAACGGCTGCGACAGGAAGCGCTCGATCTTGCGCGCCCGCTGCACCGTCAGCTTGTCCTCGTCGGAGAGCTCGTCGATACCGAGGATCGCGATGATGTCCTGCAGCTCCTTGTAGCGCTGGAGGATTTGGCGCACTTGGTTGGCGACGCGGAAGTGCTCTTCGCCGACGATCTCCGGCTTGAGGATCGTCGAAGTCGAGTCGAGCGGATCGACCGCCGGGTAGATGCCCTTCTCGGCGATCGACCGCGAAAG
Protein-coding regions in this window:
- a CDS encoding sensor histidine kinase, with translation MLLFGSALSLSPIHHPAATGLMSLSLIGVPLLAGCLLRGRLHRRGRAARPIGDRAPDSLGGERAARLVACLAGSKVGAEDLRSRLAAIERALNDEFGTGESPSDGFRLSLSNSPPSAPDGLVRSLPCERGRAWLVLPRTVSSDQMEPLLALLGPLVDLCREQDQTRRVLADADRQKREGVLRTALLQAASHELRSPLAAIRACAEALSYTHQQASGEVRELVAALDAESRRLQRIVEDLLDLARNDAGRLPVRVRACSIEDLLSSVIGELGPEQANRVTLEVTPPIPLCLCDPGHIRHAVRNLLDNALRVSPPEERVDVRVTSGPAGVVVAFSDRGPGVPKQLRRAIFEPFVQGPRRGGSGLGLAVAKSLVEANGGRLWLASSCARERPVGPQQTRSSVARRRSATRGATFRLLLPIAAREPQVVPDSQRHVSKQLTTGTSGRTDHYVPAGDGRPTV
- the atpC gene encoding ATP synthase F1 subunit epsilon; protein product: MAHRKFPARVLTPEGEKFAGDVEMVSTRTASGVVGILARHQPLLAILEPTELRLYRSENEIERFAQAEGYLQVADGEALILVEEAHRPDELDRATLEGRLREARARLERAEPGSEEHARARRAVERLEVFLEVAKEA
- a CDS encoding YceH family protein, whose product is MHQATPEEIRVLGCLIEKQRTTPDQYPLTLNALRNACNQTTNRDPVVQYDEATVRQALERLIHRGWVRNASWAGSRAMKYRHRLDEALALSSEDLAVLAVLMLRGAQTAAEVRQRCERMHKFASVEEVEACLDALAQRGLVAQLPRRPGERGRRYVQLLGGAAAAASTAGAEPDPRTESPAPDPAAASQLAERVAELERRVAALERALGRSADQLT
- a CDS encoding universal stress protein — its product is MARPVQRGLRRTVGVGGLFATAYGNVGSSIYYALGLVAAHALGLTPVVFMLAGGLFALTARSYAECAAIYPEAGGASAFARYAFGSVASFVAGWALCLDYVLTVAISAFSVAHYLGPFVPALSHGPYDVLGGLAVIAGLAALNVRGLRESAGLNIALAVLDLATQLLLVIVGLALVFDPARLVGQVQLGVAPTWGELVFALSIAMLAFTGIETVSNMAEEARNPERDVGRAVNLVLLAVLGIYAGMSTLGVLALPVEPSASGGYETLLGTRYRDDPLLGVVQALPLPDFIQNGGSYYVGALAAVILVIATNAGLIGISRLTWSLAEHRQLPSVFSRVHRRYGTPWVAIVSFSVAAALLVLPGRVDLLGNLYAFGALISFTVAHVSLIALRIQRPELERPVKAPWNVCVGGRELSLGAVIGGLGTFAAWLSVVVLHPEARLIGIPWLLVGTLGYVVYRRRIGVPASAVVRVERPAPPPEFKEVAYQTILVPILGEDLSADALVKAARLARDEARVVAIYVLRVPSQYPLDAHLPELEAKAEELLDAARVRGRQLGLRVETALVKTRDPGRAIIEEARRRRSQVIYLDTTHAPPGEGPLGPTGQRLLRERPCRVLIEWDPRKRREVKSRAPGGAVGRVA
- a CDS encoding response regulator transcription factor; its protein translation is MGDPRSDGELRREVLVVDDEPHLRRALAVILGNAGFAVRAVGDAEGALAECAARPPDLVLLDLMLPDRRGPALCSELRRICDRPIVVLSGLDAEREKVEALQRGADDYVTKPFSSAELVARLNAVLRRALPEPERVVSVGPVEIDLGRHRLLKHGRLVHLTRTEWRLIEELARVPGALVLHEDLLRAIWGARSREQGHLLRVHIARLRAKLEEDPQRPRVVVNEPGLGYRLGID